The genomic region tttaatatatcatttattaactatttaccaaaataacctttaaTAAAAACTATTAAAAACATCCATTTAGTATCCTTTTATGTCAAATtacactatcaatggtctaataacatcataaggaccttttaatttaataattcatagcatttagacacctttaacaaatagaatgcaacttttgcattttacgcgatttagtctttttctcaaattggctattcaaacgATAAGATTAACtcaagaaattttcacacatatcaaataacatgctgtaaacactaaaaataatattaaaataattttatgacattgaatttgtggttccaaaactactgtttcgatttagctaaaacgTGCTATTACATGAATATTGGCTACAAAACatggtaaatttttttaaagaaatggcttGTTCTCCAGATGATTATTTGAAATGTGTTATTTCCTTATTATAAGAAGAAGCATATAATTGGTGGGAGCCCATAGAAGCTGTGGTACCGGAAGAGaaaatcacttgggaatttttccagggtgagtttaaaaagaaatatgttagtaAAACGTATCtggataaaaagaaaagagaattccTCGATCTGCATCAAGGAAATCTATCATTATTCGAATATGGGAGGGAGTTTGTATACcttagcaaatatgctcgagatattGTACCATCTGAAGAGGAAATGTATAtacgatttgaagatgggttaaatgatgagaTCAGAATGATGACTGGGGGAACTAAGATACGGGGATTCGTTGTTCTGTTAGATCatgctcaaaagatggaagaggTGTACAATAGAAAAATACAATGGGAAAGAAGAAATAAAGAATCTTATAAGAGAAGTTCCTCTAAGTCAATTTCAACATTTCCGGCtaaaaagtttagagatgattctAGCCAATCCACTTTAGTGTCGGAACGATCGAATAGGAACAAAGTAACTCAACAAGAATTTGGGGTAACGATTAAACCTACAGCTAGTGTTGGTAGTGTACAGAATGCTCCCAGGCCTAGATGAAAATATTGCGGTAAACCTCATTCTGGTGAATTTAAAGGAAAGACAGAAGCTTATTATAAGTGTGGGGCTACTGATCATTTCGTTCGAGATTGTTCTCAACTGTTAAAAGAGTAGGAAGAACAGAAAGGAAAGCAAATAGCCACTTCTCAAAGAAGTAGACAATCAGGCCAAAGTAGTGCAACTAGGACTGCTTGTTTGTATATGAAAGATTATGCTGCCCGGTCAGAAGTTAAACCACCTACACGTACTTATGCTATCCGAACAAGAGAGGCAGCTACAGCTCCAGATGTAATTGCTGTTACATTCTATCTATTCGATGTTACTGTGTATGCATTGCTTGACCCTAGGTCTACATATTCTTATGTTTTCACTGTATTAACATCAGAAAAGAAATTGTCTGTTGAACCTACTGATTATGATGTTCAAGTCACTAATCCATTAGGTCAAAGTGTGATAGCCACTGAAAATAAAATGCTATGAATTTTtcgctgatttgatgttgctatcctttcaagaatttgatgttattttgggaatggattagtTGACGAAGAatgatgctgtagtaaattgtagagAAAAAGGGATTGATCTGAAATGTCAAACAGGTGAAATGATTATTGTTGAGTCCAAAAATTCGAAAGGAACTGTTAGAATTATTTTAGCTTTTTCATCTCAGAGGTTAATGCGGAAAGGTAATAAGGCATTtttagcctatattcttgatactcggggttcTAAATTGAAGTTAGAACAATTACCAGTTGTTAATGAGTTTTCTGATGTGTTTTTTAAGGAATTGTCAAGTTTATCACAAgattgtgaagttgagtttgtaattgatgtgattctgggaaCAGCTCCGATATCAATAacaccatatagaatggcaccgaccgaattaaaagagttgaagacacaaTTGCAAGAGTTATTAGACAAAGGGTTCATCAAACTAAGTATGTCACCTTAGGGTGCAgcgtcttatttgtgaaaaagaaagatggatctttgAGACTGTGCATTGATGACAGATAGCTAAACAAAGTCATAactaagaacaaatatccattgccacgtattgatgatttttttgatcagttgaaaggtgttgTAGCATTTCGAAGATAGACCTCTGATCTGGGTATTATTAGTTGAAAGTTAAAAAGTGTGATGTACCGAAGACTACTTTTAGAACTCAGTATgatcattatgagtttttagtaatgctatttggcttgactaatgcacctgttgctttcatagatttaatgaatcgaattttccaaccatatttggatagatttgtagctgtgtttattgatgatatactaatTTATTCCAAGAcagaatccgaacatgcacaaCATTTGAGAATTTTGTTACAGACTTTGGGagaaaaacagttgtatgcaaagttcagtaaatgtgaattctggcttcatgaggttggatttttgggccaTATTGTGTCAGCTGAAAGGATTCGTGTGGATCTGAGTAAAATATCTGCAAGTGcgaagttttctaggattagTAGGATATTACTGCTGTTTTGTTAAGAATTTCTCGATGATTGCTTCCCTGATGACTTGATTACTACAGAAGAATGTTGAATTTGTGTTGTTTGATGAATGTCAgcaaagctttgatcagttgaagaagATGTTGACAGAGGCTCCAATTTTGACTCAGCTAGAATTTAGAGTTCCGTATgttgtgtacagtgatgcgtccctgaatggtttgggttgtgtatagAATTGGCTATCTTCTCAGCAGTTAAAACTAcacgagaggaattatcctatacatgatcttgaattggctgcaattgtttttgctttgaaaatttgaagacactacttatatggtgaaaagtgtTATGTGTATACAAACCATAAGAGttgaaagtatttaatgactTAGAAGGAGCTAAATTTGATACAGAGACTATGGCtagaattattaaaggattatgatctgattattgactatcaccaggggaaagctaatgtggttgcagatgccctCAACCGAAAGTCATCTTTGTTTGCACTTCGGGTGATGAACACTCATTTGTCACTTAATGAAGACAGTTCTACACTAGCATAATTGAGTGCAAAACCTGTGTTTCTTTAGCGGATTTAGGAATTCTAATATGAAGACTCAAAATTGGTATTGAAAAGACAGATGGTTTGGGGCAATCAAAGTTCAGAGTATACCATTGATGATAGCGGTATGTTATACTATCGCAACAAAATTTGTGTTCTGAAaaattcaaatttgaaaaatgatattctttctAAAGCTCACAATAgcatgtattctattcatccggggtagtacgaaaatgtattgtgatttgaaaagaACGTATTGGTGGCTGGGTATGAAACGGGAAATTTGTGAATCTTTGGAAAAATATCTGATTTGTCAACAGGTTAAGGAAAAGCATTAGGTACCAATGGGTTTGCTACAACTTGTAATgattcctaaatggaaatgggagcaTGTTAGGATGGATTTTGTGTTCGGATTGCCTATGagtccgagaaagaaagattcgatctaggtcattgtggatagattgactaagtcaacACATTTTATCCCGATTAGAACAGACTTTTCACTTAAGAAGTTAGTAGAATTATATATGCCTGAGATTATAAGATTACACGGGGTTCCAACATCTATTATTTCAgatcgagatccgaggtttacattgaGGTTTTGGAGTAAACTACAAGAAGCcctaggtacaaagttaaatttcagtataacatttcatccccaaactgatggacaatcagagcgagtgattcagattttagaaaatATGCTGAGATGTTGTATATTCGATTTCAGAGATAGTTaggaaaggtacttacctttggctaaatttgcatataacaatagttatTAGTCTAACATAaaaatggcaccatttgaagCTCTTATAGAAGAAAATGtaaaactccattgtattggtcaGAATTGAGTGAATCCAAGTTAGTAGGAGTTGACTtaatttgagaaattgaagaaaagttCAAATCATTTGGAATAGTTTGAAAGCTGCGTCAAACCGTCAgtaatcatatgcagatttgaaaagaagagatatagaatTTGCGGTTGGCAATCGAGTGTTCTtaaaagtttcaccgtggaagaaagtgttacgatttggcagaaaaggaaaactaagtctaagatttattagaccgtatgaggttattgaaagaattggcCCATTAGCTTATCAGTTAGGTTTGCCTCCAGaaattgaaaagattcataatatgTTCCATGTATCCACGTTGAGACGGTACAGATCAGATCCTTGACACGTGATTCCTCATACTGAAATTGagctacaaccagatatgacttatttaGAAGAACCAGTGAAGATTTTAGTTTGAGAagttaaaaaattatgaaataaacgaGTACCATTAGTTAGAGTGTTGTGGCAACGTCATGGCTCGGAGGAGGCAACTTGGGAAACAGAAGAGGCAATGAGATCACAGTATCCGAATTTATTTCCAGGTAACAAATTTCTAGGACGAAATTTCCTAAAGGGGTGAGAGTTTTAACAACCTAATTTTTAGTGGTATTGGAAACAGTGAttcaagatcactaaatccgatgagtaagtttgaaattttaataagttaatgtttatgagtcaaatgtgatttttgaaatatttttgaattagtgaattttgtgaattaaaaTGATTTATTAGGTAAACTAGGTACCGAGACCTCAATTTCGTAAActgattcgtaaatatttttatatttacggAGTATTAATGAGTTAGTAATAAAGttccgttagaaaattttaacgttttgatagttaattaattaaatagactaaattgaaaaaggtgcaaaacttgcgaaaataattaaatagctcaagtgttaaatgaAAGAGGACTTAAAAGGCAAATTAGCCCAAAAATGATAGCTTGGGCAGCATGGGCTGAGACAAATCAAAGAAATCAGGTGAAatagggtaaaattggaaaaattaaaaaagttaacttacaaatgaaataaaaagagaattCTAGAGATTTTTTCATAATTCTTagccaaaaacaccattgaagaacCCTTAAGAAGTTGGTTTTCATATATTACtacatgtgagttcaattcttgctctTTTCTTAAAACTTTtgtatttttaagatttttacaactaggtccaactattaaattcattagttttttattctatgagtgattttgaaagtttccatggaTAAGTTCTGGAATTTTATGATGAGTTAATATGGATTTGAAGCTCTAGTTTTTTtatgtgatgattttattaagtgatttcaatAGAAGTTAATTTTTAgggcctaattgtgaaaaagttaagaattagggtttggtgttaaaattttgaatataaaaGGCTGTGTGGTAGCCTAAAATGATtagataaagtgttaattgagaaaaattagctcaattgatgggttaattgattagggactaaattgtaaaaattgtataatttagggtaaaagtgtaatttcaaaaattgaagggtataaattgtgaagtgaattagaattgaattagatgctaatgaatggaaattttatattaattttatattatagaccAAGAGCTCAAAGAAAGTCgtggaaaaaaagaaaatagccgattagtccctgaattttctacaacttttgcaaactattctaagtaagttcatatggttgaattttttTGATTATTTGTTAAAATAGAAATGATACAATGTATTATTTCATACGTTTGCTATTAAGTTATgattattatgaaaatatgatattggATTGAAAGTGCAAATTGAGtagaacgcaggattgagtacgattGTTCCATGTTACAAGataaattgacggataagaccatggtaaGACCATGGCAAAGTgttaaatgtaagaccatagttgggctatggcattttAGTGAAAAGACCACAACTAGGTGATGGCATCGTGAacgtaagaccatagttggaccatggcagtatttgtacaagtgtaagaccatagctgggctatgacatcttgatgataagaccataattgggttatgtgtaatgacccaaaattcacgggcatcagAAAAGTACATTAACAGGCCTCCATCTTAGTAAATCGAGTTCGaaataattactagaaatatttatgagtttagcgatgtgtttaattaggtttaaattaggtgaatttagcttaattaagagtaattaggaaaaatgactaaattgaataaaggatgaaagttaaattatagattaaaagaaaatgaagaggaccaaaatagaaattatgccatttgtcctaagtgaggcggcATAAGCATAAAAACCTGAGATTTTTAtgggttaaaatatatattaaattattattattaaaagtaaagtaaaaaaaaggaaataaaggaaagaaacaaaagaataaaaagaaggaAGGAAACAAAATAGcaggaaacgaaacagagaagaaacaggggagaaagaaagaaagaaaagaaaaagggaaaatagggTTTAAAGGTTctaagttaatttggtaagtcaatttagcccattttcttatgatttttgagtttttgaaatcctagagataaatagtacttgttttaagtagaaattttgaaagtcattagatttctaagtttggttcatgttgaataaaatgatggaattgggggtttatttgatagaaattttgattggaattgaataaaggattgaatcgtaaactaagctataagttttgagttttagggattaaatggaaataaattcgaaattatgaaaatatgctggaaatttaatagttaagtatgagtttggaccaaatttgaatagaaataaagtatgaattaagatagaaaagtaagtgaatttagttaggattaaattgaaattaaagtaaatcaacattttgtactaagactattttggacagcagcagtagtctaagtttgaaaaatcaccaaaaattgtagaaattaaattataggatgaataaaatatggaattaaatcttattgagtctagtttcttatagaagaaacgatataagcaattgaattgtaaattaagagatataatgaattttgtgagacaaggtcagaataaattcgggttcccctgttctgactttggaaaatcacaaaaagttgaagaaaaataattagaggcttaaagttatatgtttagaataaattaaattatagaaattaaattataggatgaataaaatatggaattaaatcttattgagtctagtttcttatagaagaaacgatataagcaattgaattgtaaattaagagatataatgaattttgtgagacaaggtcagaataaattcgggttcccctgttctgactttggaaaatcacaaaaagttgaagaaaaataatgagtctattttcaggagaaatcaacgggaatattatctgagttctttactgtgatataattaatttttagtgaaaaatggTCGGAACTAtttgacagcagaacaggggcaaatttaaagaataaactgtacttattagctaaaccaaaaattttaaaaattttttggtaagaagatatgtgagtctagtttcagggaaaattagtggatcttaatttgaagtttcctagctcaagatataaatgatttagtaacaatgactcaagtagacagctttgaatgaacatataagtaaatagtggaattatgtgtataaaaatggttaaatttgcatgtttaggctcatggattaaattgaattgtgttatattgatgattataaattattattattttcgtagttaacaaagaacccaagacatcggcgcacaaaggaaaggagaaagctatcgaggattaaAACGAAAATttcacggtttgtattactataattcaaattactttttattaaatgttttatatcaattctatatttaataagtgaattataaggtaagtattgatatttgagttgaatgagaattgaattgaatggtgaatgtgtatgtataattgaattgtaaattgatttgaatgtgaaaattttaattgaaaagtaatcttggagtggaaatgaaagtgaattgagaattgaaataccctattaactagtcgggctaagtcgatataattggcatgccataggatccggAAGTGTACGGAATTTGCGGCTTCTTGATCAGGCACTTTGTGTCGTATTtcgtgcacctcgtgtgtcgtatcaggcacctcgtatgtcgttttaggcactttatgtgtcatatactgatcaggtactatgtgccgttttaggcacaatgtaccgtactggtgtgttgggttggaatccgtgtatccgtcaaagtccggatttgttaatagggtgaatatctaagatgagaaatttaaaataaattgattgattatattattgaaatattgaaagaaacgaAAAAGTTGAATAGtggattgaaattgagattgaaaatgaaatgcatgaacttaatgttcatgtagtaATTGAAATTGTTACATGTAATATGTGATGGGCGAAGAATAGATAAAAATTGTatcgttattattaattaatgaaagtttaagaatgaattgatatttgtgaaattagatagttacatgtttggtaattaaaattctttattgctattataatttgaattatggtaataccactgagtacggAATACTCGCATGCGGTTGTTTCCGTCTGTGAGTTAATAGGAGTCTAGTACCCGGTCCAAAGATCTGAACAATCCCGACTCCAGCAAATTTTGGGTgatgttttctttcttaattgaaagtggcatgtactagtTGTTGTATAAGTTATATAGATATACTTGTAAAGTTGGTTATAAGAATGGTATACCATATTTTGTTATTCgtttgataaaatggtaaatattatattatataatttggtataagttggaatgaaaaatgaatgaagttattagttaatttggattaatattatgaatgtttagttattaaatgactatgttaatgaattggttatgatttagatatatttaggtttaaattgtttttgattgtgccattggttttggattagttggtttttggtttgaatttgcagggggttttatgtaaaaattaagaagaaatgctgtcgaaatttttgtaaaaaaaaaaaatctctgaaTACTTGAACAAGTCCCGTTCCATTCcactttaatacttgtgttgggcttcaaaagtccattatagggacataattcttcaattatactatgaatgttataatcattgtaaaatatccataagttgtctgatatatccgataatgcctcgtagccctgttccggcgacggtttggggttaggggatGTTACATTATGGCACtacgagtgtaagaccatggcggGGCCATGGCAAtacacgtgtaagaccatagttggattatggcatcaagtaaatgatgtactcaaatccgtaagacgttctctaaCTTGACAAAGATTGGTAATTGTTATATGGATTAAGTGATAGAATTTAAGTAGTGATTGATTTCAAGTTCAATCAAGtgaattcatcatttgaaattgtgaatgGCAGGGAATATTAGTGAAATACTTGTGTAATGATTTATTATAGCATGTTCGGTAAGATTTACATTCAAAACCTATAAACTTattaagcttctataagcttactcttGTGTGTTTAATGTTCCTTTTAGATTAACGTTAGttcggaggatcggatcaacacatcggCTCACACGGCCAACGACACGTTCGTGTCACAAACCGTAttgacattcgaaatgggatcacatggtcgtgtcccaacctgtggccaaccctgtgtaactctttgacttgggtcacacgaccaacacatatgcccgtgtgcccttcgaaatggccacacatgcccgtgtgtcaggccgtgccaaacctatagggtatactaacttatgccacatggccaaatcacacacctgtgtcctgggccatgtgaagcatactgacttggatTCTTATTAAACACcaagagacacacggccgtgtcatctAACCGTGTATCGCACATAGTCGTCTCacctaactgtgtgtcacacacagtagagacacacgcccgtgtctctacccgtgtggataagaataggctatttaccaagccatctttctcagcCAAAATTTCAATCACCTACACAACCAAACggcatataacatggcataaataagcattcaaaccaatctcaaccaagcctaattcatgccAAGAACTATATGACTCATTACATCATATTTTTCCAATTCAATCATatcaaattcacattcacaaATCACTTAACTAATTAACCTCATATATGCACTTTCTTACCGAAAATCACATGCATACCAAATCtccaaatttcaaccatttcGTATCCATAATACCAATCCACAACAAGCATCACATAGCAATTATCAACCATATAACAAaaggccatttgcacatatatatacatcactaaTTATAACAAATAAGCCAAGTCaaatggctatacacataaccaacattcatcatttacaagccaaatcaagtggctaaatccattactagtatatataccaaaatgaccataactcttatacatgccatataaccaaatacataagttcaaaagtaccaaagtgaaaacctaatagtgtgatgagatcttcgATGACACTCAATCCAAACTAGCTTTGAtaaacactataaaacacaaaaaagtaaacagagtaggctataaagcttagtaagctatatagTTAATAAGTAAAGCTCACCATTCATTCACCAATCAAGTAGTATGAACATAATATACTACAAAATTGTTAAATCATAaggttaacatatattcaatcacatatataatcatgaactcacaactTTCACAGGTTCAATGCTCATATAATTTTCG from Gossypium arboreum isolate Shixiya-1 chromosome 1, ASM2569848v2, whole genome shotgun sequence harbors:
- the LOC108485169 gene encoding uncharacterized protein LOC108485169; the protein is MYIRFEDGLNDEIRMMTGGTKIRGFVVLLDHAQKMEEVYNRKIQWERRNKESYKRSSSKSISTFPAKKFRDDSSQSTLVSERSNRNKVTQQEFGVTIKPTASVGSEEQKGKQIATSQRSRQSGQSSATRTACLYMKDYAARSEVKPPTRTYAIRTREAATAPDVIAVTFYLFDVTVYALLDPRSTYSYVFTVLTSEKKLSVEPTDYDVQLTKNDAVVNCREKGIDLKCQTGEMIIVESKNSKGTVRIILAFSSQRLMRKGNKAFLAYILDTRGSKLKLEQLPVVNEFSDVFFKELSSLSQDCEVEFVIDVILGTAPISITPYRMAPTELKELKTQLQELLDKGFIKLSMSP